One stretch of Chryseobacterium indologenes DNA includes these proteins:
- the panC gene encoding pantoate--beta-alanine ligase — MEVIKNRKNLQDFIERQKEMGKRIGFAPTMGALHKGHLSLYEEAKKENDLVISSIFVNPTQFNNPEDLEKYPRDINRDILILEKSGLVDAVYIPEVTDIYPEKTESQHYDFDGLENEMEGKSRPGHFDGVGTVVEELFRQIKPDNAYFGEKDFQQLAIIRKMTDKKHLPVKIKGVPIYRADNGLALSSRNQRLHEDRKEASKIIYETLKKVNDWFRTVSIPEIKERVTDIFDNQQGMQLEYFLIADENTLQETDFFYKDRHFRAFIVVVVDGVRLIDNMHLD; from the coding sequence ATGGAAGTTATAAAAAACAGGAAAAACCTTCAGGATTTCATTGAAAGACAGAAGGAAATGGGAAAAAGAATTGGCTTTGCCCCTACGATGGGAGCTCTGCACAAGGGGCATCTTTCCCTGTATGAAGAAGCAAAAAAGGAGAATGACCTTGTTATTTCTTCAATTTTTGTAAATCCAACTCAATTTAATAACCCGGAGGATCTTGAAAAATACCCTAGAGACATCAATAGAGATATCCTGATCCTGGAAAAATCCGGACTTGTAGATGCTGTTTATATTCCTGAAGTTACAGATATTTACCCTGAAAAGACAGAAAGCCAGCATTATGATTTTGATGGGCTGGAAAATGAAATGGAAGGAAAATCCAGACCAGGTCACTTTGATGGTGTAGGAACTGTTGTAGAGGAATTATTCAGACAGATAAAGCCAGACAATGCTTATTTTGGAGAAAAAGATTTCCAGCAATTGGCCATTATCAGAAAAATGACTGATAAAAAACACCTGCCCGTTAAAATAAAAGGGGTTCCTATTTACAGAGCAGACAATGGACTTGCCTTAAGTTCACGAAACCAAAGACTTCACGAAGACCGAAAAGAGGCTTCAAAAATCATTTATGAAACTTTAAAAAAAGTAAATGACTGGTTCCGAACGGTGAGCATTCCTGAAATCAAAGAAAGAGTAACAGATATTTTTGACAATCAACAGGGAATGCAATTGGAATATTTTCTTATTGCGGATGAAAACACCTTACAGGAAACCGATTTCTTCTATAAAGACAGACATTTCAGAGCATTTATAGTTGTTGTTGTAGATGGAGTGAGACTAATTGACAATATGCATCTGGATTAA